One Desulfonatronum thiodismutans DNA segment encodes these proteins:
- a CDS encoding exosortase C-terminal domain/associated protein EpsI has product MLTTKKFIVAYALMLLGVLYMHVHADTAMPTNKPFTQFPTEHQGWRMVGESTFSDSILNILKPTDILNRSYARPGERPVDLHIGFYDGGKGTGVIHSPKHCLPGGGWYEYSSERVTVDMGADTVNLVQAVYQHGQSKELFLYWFQAKDKSLNSEYALKLAEITNSIFHGRRDTAFIRISTRYEGEPQQALEKAQSFARDFYPVFREFLPS; this is encoded by the coding sequence ATGCTGACCACGAAAAAATTTATCGTCGCCTACGCGTTGATGCTTCTAGGCGTATTGTATATGCATGTCCACGCGGATACGGCCATGCCCACCAACAAGCCCTTTACCCAGTTTCCGACCGAGCACCAGGGCTGGCGCATGGTCGGCGAATCCACCTTTAGCGACAGCATCCTGAACATTCTCAAACCCACGGACATCCTGAACCGTTCCTACGCCCGACCCGGCGAGCGGCCCGTGGACTTGCACATCGGCTTCTACGACGGCGGCAAGGGCACTGGAGTGATTCACTCCCCCAAGCACTGCCTGCCCGGAGGCGGCTGGTATGAGTACTCCAGCGAAAGGGTAACCGTGGACATGGGGGCGGACACGGTGAACCTGGTTCAGGCCGTGTATCAGCACGGGCAAAGCAAGGAGCTGTTTCTGTACTGGTTCCAGGCCAAGGACAAAAGCTTGAACAGTGAATACGCGCTCAAACTGGCCGAGATCACCAATTCCATTTTTCACGGACGCAGGGACACGGCCTTTATCCGCATCTCCACTCGCTATGAAGGCGAACCGCAACAGGCCCTTGAAAAGGCTCAATCTTTTGCTCGGGATTTTTATCCCGTGTTTCGGGAGTTCCTGCCGTCATAG
- a CDS encoding glycosyltransferase family 4 protein: MSHPTPTPISDSRRPVVYVVRRQSSGGGAETAAARLVEHLSASWEVHRLAAGSCIAGSKLAGGKGPGWWRALRFAADVDAALADRPGVILNLERGPKCHVYRAGDGVHLRWRSLRFGRSPLWMTNPLHWLYPRLESKTVTSARLVVSNSEMVRREMERTYPQAAHKLRVVLNGFDPRLFFPSTDPTKPPTQALNLPGNIPKPCRLFLFVGSGWQRKGLARALELLTVYNQAVMPNEPRGVLLVVGKGRPEQYRSLLRRWNLDSQVHFLGVRSELTRLYQAADVLVLPTLYDPFANACLEAMACDCPVLTTANNGAAEVIAHGRTGYVLKNSLGNDLADAVHWLRTAARRPGEVAESVASLTVDREMRAFSALMRELSSSAP, translated from the coding sequence ATGTCCCATCCGACGCCCACTCCCATTTCCGACTCACGACGACCAGTGGTCTACGTGGTCCGCCGTCAATCCTCGGGCGGCGGGGCTGAAACCGCGGCCGCGCGGTTGGTGGAGCATTTGTCCGCGTCCTGGGAGGTTCACCGGCTGGCCGCGGGATCATGCATCGCGGGCAGCAAGCTGGCCGGCGGCAAAGGACCGGGCTGGTGGCGGGCCCTGCGCTTCGCGGCCGACGTGGACGCGGCCTTGGCCGACCGGCCCGGCGTGATTCTCAATCTGGAGCGAGGGCCCAAGTGTCACGTTTACCGAGCCGGGGACGGGGTGCATCTGCGCTGGCGCTCGTTGCGTTTTGGCCGCTCCCCGTTGTGGATGACCAATCCCTTGCACTGGCTCTACCCTCGCCTGGAATCCAAAACCGTGACCTCCGCCCGCCTGGTGGTCTCCAACTCCGAAATGGTCCGCCGAGAGATGGAGCGGACCTATCCCCAGGCCGCCCACAAGCTGCGGGTGGTGCTCAACGGCTTTGATCCGCGGCTTTTTTTCCCGAGCACTGACCCGACCAAGCCACCGACTCAAGCGTTGAACTTGCCGGGCAATATTCCCAAGCCATGTCGCCTGTTCCTTTTCGTGGGCAGCGGCTGGCAACGCAAGGGGCTGGCCCGGGCACTGGAGCTTCTGACCGTCTACAATCAAGCCGTTATGCCTAATGAACCACGGGGCGTGCTGCTGGTGGTGGGCAAGGGTCGGCCGGAACAATACCGATCACTGCTCCGAAGATGGAATCTCGACTCCCAGGTGCATTTTTTAGGCGTCCGCTCGGAACTGACCCGATTATATCAAGCCGCGGACGTCCTGGTCCTGCCCACGCTCTACGACCCGTTTGCCAACGCCTGTCTGGAAGCCATGGCCTGCGACTGTCCGGTGCTCACCACCGCCAACAACGGTGCCGCCGAGGTGATCGCCCACGGACGGACGGGATATGTGCTCAAAAATAGCTTGGGGAACGACCTGGCCGACGCGGTGCATTGGCTGCGCACCGCGGCCCGCCGACCCGGAGAGGTAGCCGAAAGCGTGGCCTCGCTGACCGTGGACCGGGAAATGCGGGCGTTTTCGGCCTTGATGCGGGAGTTGTCCTCGTCAGCCCCTTGA
- the waaF gene encoding lipopolysaccharide heptosyltransferase II: MPSSPFSIPKHDGNRPSRILLVGPSWVGDMVMAQSLVQVLRQRFPGAEVDVLAPAWSAALVARMPGVRRAVSISAGHGRLELWERLTLAHRLRGSYDQALVLPNSLKSALVPFLAGIPQRTGYLGEYRYVLLNDTRRLNKHLLPMTVQRFVALGLSKDTEPPPDVPAPRLEVHAANVQYALTELNLDADRDILVLCPGAEYGPAKRWPTEQFAAVGRTLAGQGWNIWVMGSAKDGETAQAVCDLVGPTAVNLAGRTSLAQAVDLISLARAVVSNDSGLMHVAAALDRPLVAVYGSSDPGFTPPLSPNSRIVSLGLKCSPCFQRQCPEGHLDCLLSLAPDLVLAQLAELLPDLDAGRPMIAGEC; the protein is encoded by the coding sequence ATGCCCTCTTCTCCCTTTTCCATCCCCAAGCACGACGGCAATCGACCCTCAAGAATTCTGCTGGTCGGCCCTTCCTGGGTCGGGGACATGGTCATGGCCCAGAGTTTGGTTCAGGTGCTGCGCCAACGGTTTCCGGGCGCGGAGGTGGACGTCCTGGCCCCGGCCTGGAGCGCGGCCCTGGTGGCGCGGATGCCCGGAGTGCGCCGAGCCGTGTCCATCTCCGCCGGACACGGGCGGCTGGAACTCTGGGAGCGCCTGACCCTGGCCCACCGCCTGCGCGGAAGCTATGACCAAGCCCTGGTCCTGCCCAACTCCCTGAAATCGGCCCTGGTGCCGTTCCTGGCCGGGATTCCCCAGCGCACCGGGTATCTCGGCGAATACCGCTACGTCCTGCTGAACGACACACGAAGACTGAACAAGCACCTCCTGCCCATGACCGTCCAGCGGTTCGTGGCCCTGGGACTGTCCAAGGACACGGAGCCGCCGCCCGACGTGCCCGCTCCACGTCTCGAAGTCCATGCAGCGAATGTTCAATACGCCCTGACCGAATTGAACTTGGACGCCGACCGGGACATCCTGGTCCTTTGCCCCGGAGCGGAGTACGGCCCGGCCAAGCGCTGGCCGACCGAGCAGTTCGCCGCGGTGGGCCGGACTCTGGCCGGACAGGGCTGGAATATCTGGGTAATGGGGTCAGCCAAGGACGGCGAAACGGCCCAAGCCGTGTGCGATCTTGTCGGCCCGACGGCCGTGAATCTGGCCGGGCGAACCTCCCTGGCCCAGGCCGTGGACCTGATCTCTTTGGCCCGGGCCGTGGTCAGCAACGACTCCGGACTGATGCACGTTGCCGCGGCCCTGGATCGTCCTCTCGTGGCCGTTTACGGCTCCTCTGACCCCGGCTTCACTCCGCCGCTCAGCCCGAACTCGCGCATCGTCTCCTTGGGCCTGAAGTGCAGTCCCTGTTTTCAACGCCAGTGTCCGGAGGGTCACCTGGACTGCCTGCTGAGTCTGGCTCCGGATCTTGTCCTGGCCCAATTGGCCGAACTGCTCCCGGATCTGGATGCCGGACGGCCCATGATAGCCGGAGAGTGCTAG
- a CDS encoding KdsC family phosphatase: protein MNAEERARRIRLLILDVDGVLTDGGLYFDAQGRVSKRFNVQDGLGIKMAQSTGLEFAIITGLDSPAVAARAKELGITEYHPGQVKKAPIIREICRSRELDLSQLAYLGDDWVDAAPLRMVGLPMAVANAQPEIKELAVWTSQAAGGHGAAREAIRFILTAQGTYEPLWRQWLNDE, encoded by the coding sequence ATGAATGCTGAAGAGCGGGCCCGACGGATTCGACTGCTGATCCTGGACGTGGACGGAGTGCTCACGGACGGCGGGCTGTATTTCGACGCCCAGGGGCGCGTCAGCAAGCGCTTCAACGTCCAGGACGGGTTGGGAATCAAAATGGCTCAGTCCACTGGACTGGAGTTCGCCATCATCACCGGCCTGGACTCCCCGGCCGTGGCGGCCAGGGCCAAGGAACTGGGCATCACCGAATACCACCCCGGCCAGGTCAAAAAAGCCCCGATCATCCGGGAGATCTGCCGGAGCAGGGAGCTTGATCTTTCCCAACTGGCCTACCTCGGCGACGACTGGGTGGACGCGGCGCCGCTGCGCATGGTCGGCCTGCCCATGGCCGTGGCCAATGCCCAGCCGGAGATCAAGGAACTGGCCGTCTGGACCAGCCAGGCAGCCGGTGGACACGGCGCGGCCCGGGAAGCCATCCGATTCATCCTCACGGCCCAGGGCACGTACGAGCCATTGTGGCGGCAGTGGCTGAACGACGAATAA
- the kdsA gene encoding 3-deoxy-8-phosphooctulonate synthase, translated as MIDPKQLYARSRSGPFLIAGPCVLESLELALEVADSLATTAEREQIPVIFKSSFDKANRSSLESFRGPGLERGLDWLAAIKERTGLPVVTDIHEPRQAAIVAQVADVIQIPAFLCRQTDLLLAAGETGRIVNIKKGQFVAPWDLLPAAAKVRSTGNSLIWLTERGNSFGYNNLVVDFRSIPLLAESGHPVIFDATHSVQLPGGKGHASDGQREFVPVLARAAVAAGCNGLFLEVHPRPDQALCDGPNSWPLDKLPSLLGDLLRIWRLDHEC; from the coding sequence ATGATCGACCCGAAACAGCTATATGCGCGTTCCCGATCCGGCCCGTTTCTCATCGCCGGGCCGTGCGTTCTGGAGAGCCTGGAACTGGCCCTGGAGGTCGCCGATTCTCTGGCGACCACGGCCGAGCGCGAACAGATCCCCGTGATTTTCAAGAGTTCCTTTGACAAGGCCAACCGCAGCTCCCTGGAATCCTTCCGCGGTCCGGGCCTGGAACGGGGCCTGGATTGGCTGGCCGCGATCAAGGAACGGACCGGCCTGCCCGTGGTCACGGACATCCACGAGCCCAGACAGGCGGCCATCGTGGCCCAGGTGGCGGACGTGATCCAGATTCCCGCCTTCCTCTGCCGCCAGACCGACCTGCTCTTGGCCGCCGGAGAAACCGGACGGATCGTGAACATCAAGAAAGGCCAGTTCGTGGCCCCCTGGGATCTGCTGCCCGCCGCGGCCAAGGTGCGCTCCACGGGCAATTCCCTGATCTGGCTCACCGAACGGGGCAACAGCTTCGGGTACAACAATCTGGTGGTGGATTTCCGCTCGATTCCGCTGCTGGCCGAATCCGGACACCCGGTGATCTTTGACGCCACCCATTCGGTGCAGCTTCCCGGTGGCAAGGGGCACGCCTCGGACGGGCAGCGGGAATTCGTCCCGGTCCTGGCCCGGGCCGCCGTGGCCGCCGGGTGCAACGGCCTGTTTCTGGAAGTCCACCCCCGGCCGGACCAAGCCCTGTGCGACGGGCCCAACAGTTGGCCCTTGGACAAGCTGCCCTCGCTGTTGGGCGACTTGCTGCGGATCTGGAGGCTCGACCATGAATGCTGA
- a CDS encoding CTP synthase, giving the protein MKTKFIFVTGGVLSSLGKGLAAASIGALLQARGLKVTIQKLDPYINVDPGTMNPFQHGEVYVTDDGAETDLDLGHYERYLNISMSQRNNYTSGSIYNSVITKERRGDYLGGTVQVIPHITDEIKSAVLSVAQNDEDVAIIEIGGTVGDIESLPFLEAIRQLRSNLGKDNVLYIHLTLVPLMRAAGELKTKPTQHSVKELRSIGIQPDIILCRSEVDLGKDIKAKIALFCNVDEDAVFTAIDVKSIYEVPLALYEEGVDQKIAILLRLPAKNPHLPCWKELVARLKAPKDEVRIAIVGKYVDLRESYKSLHEALIHGGVAHDVSVRLEYVNSEDLTEATIAEAMAGLHGVLVPGGFGHRGVEGKIAAIRHAREQQVPFFGICLGMQCAVIEFARNVLNLPTANSEEFDPTTADPVIYLMSEWYDHRGQCLQKRDASCAKGGTMRLGAYPCRIRPETKAFVAYAEELVQERHRHRYEFNSRYAERFEAAGMVLSGLSPDNALVEIVELTDHPWFLGCQFHPEFKSRPLAPHPLFRDFIGAALAFKNATKQ; this is encoded by the coding sequence ATGAAAACCAAGTTCATATTCGTCACCGGCGGGGTGCTCTCATCGCTGGGCAAGGGGCTGGCCGCCGCGTCCATTGGGGCGCTGTTGCAGGCCAGAGGACTAAAGGTCACCATCCAAAAGCTCGATCCCTACATCAACGTGGACCCGGGCACGATGAACCCGTTTCAGCACGGGGAAGTCTACGTGACCGACGATGGGGCGGAAACCGACCTGGATCTGGGCCATTACGAGCGCTACCTGAACATTTCCATGTCCCAGCGCAACAACTACACCTCGGGCAGCATCTACAACTCCGTGATCACCAAGGAGCGCCGCGGGGATTATCTGGGCGGGACCGTGCAGGTGATTCCGCACATCACCGACGAGATCAAAAGCGCGGTACTCAGCGTGGCTCAAAACGACGAGGACGTGGCCATTATTGAAATCGGCGGCACGGTGGGCGACATTGAAAGCCTGCCTTTTCTGGAGGCCATCCGCCAACTGCGTTCCAATCTGGGCAAGGACAACGTCCTGTACATCCACCTGACCCTGGTCCCGCTGATGCGCGCCGCCGGCGAACTGAAGACCAAGCCCACTCAGCACAGCGTCAAGGAACTGCGCTCCATCGGCATTCAGCCGGACATCATTCTGTGCCGTAGCGAGGTCGATCTAGGCAAGGACATCAAGGCCAAGATCGCCCTGTTCTGCAATGTGGACGAAGACGCGGTGTTCACGGCCATTGACGTCAAAAGTATCTACGAAGTGCCCTTGGCCCTGTACGAGGAAGGAGTCGACCAGAAGATTGCCATTTTATTGCGACTTCCGGCCAAAAATCCGCACCTGCCGTGTTGGAAGGAACTGGTTGCCAGACTGAAGGCCCCCAAGGACGAGGTGCGCATCGCCATTGTCGGAAAATACGTGGATCTGCGGGAGTCCTACAAGAGCCTGCACGAGGCCCTTATCCACGGAGGCGTGGCTCACGACGTCTCCGTGCGCCTGGAGTACGTCAACTCCGAGGATCTGACGGAAGCCACTATTGCCGAGGCCATGGCCGGGTTGCACGGAGTGCTGGTGCCCGGAGGCTTCGGGCATCGCGGGGTGGAAGGCAAGATCGCGGCCATCCGGCACGCCCGGGAGCAGCAGGTCCCGTTTTTCGGAATCTGCCTGGGCATGCAGTGCGCGGTGATCGAGTTCGCCCGCAACGTCTTGAACCTGCCCACGGCCAACTCCGAGGAATTCGACCCCACCACCGCGGACCCGGTGATCTACCTGATGTCCGAGTGGTACGACCACCGCGGGCAATGTCTCCAGAAACGCGACGCGAGCTGCGCCAAGGGCGGAACCATGCGTCTGGGCGCATACCCCTGCCGGATCAGGCCGGAAACGAAAGCCTTCGTCGCCTACGCCGAGGAACTGGTCCAGGAGCGCCATCGCCACCGCTACGAATTCAATTCCCGCTACGCGGAACGCTTTGAAGCCGCCGGCATGGTGCTCAGCGGCCTCTCCCCGGACAACGCCCTGGTGGAAATCGTCGAACTGACCGACCATCCCTGGTTTCTGGGCTGTCAGTTCCATCCGGAATTCAAATCCCGCCCTTTGGCCCCGCACCCGCTATTCCGGGACTTCATCGGCGCGGCCCTGGCCTTTAAAAATGCAACCAAGCAGTAA
- a CDS encoding phosphoribosylformylglycinamidine synthase subunit PurQ produces the protein MSIVNVLVIAGYGTNCQRETAHAATLADADRVVVAHFSELLAGDVRLGDFNFLIFPGGFLDGDDLGAAQAAALRWRYAKTASGAPLVDELRRFFDAGGLILGICNGFQLLVKLGMLPGTGHGALERQVSLSHNDSARFEDRWVHLRTNPNSPCVFTSGLDGLYLPVRHGEGKLVPKDGPTLDALERDGLVALRYVDPETGQPTMEYPHNPNGSPGGIAGLTDPTGRILGLMPHPEAYNHPTNHPSWTRGDQAQLGVSLLSNGVAFLRARKR, from the coding sequence ATGAGCATAGTCAACGTGCTGGTGATCGCGGGATATGGGACCAACTGCCAGCGTGAGACCGCCCACGCGGCCACGCTGGCCGACGCGGACCGCGTCGTGGTGGCCCATTTTTCTGAACTGCTCGCCGGAGACGTGCGGCTGGGCGATTTTAATTTTCTGATTTTCCCGGGAGGTTTTCTGGACGGCGACGACCTGGGGGCGGCCCAAGCCGCGGCCCTGCGCTGGCGCTACGCCAAAACAGCATCCGGCGCGCCCCTGGTGGACGAGTTAAGGCGCTTTTTCGACGCCGGTGGCCTGATCCTGGGCATCTGTAACGGCTTTCAACTGCTGGTCAAGCTGGGTATGCTCCCCGGTACGGGACACGGTGCGTTGGAACGCCAGGTCAGCCTGAGCCACAACGACTCGGCCCGGTTCGAGGACCGTTGGGTCCATCTACGAACCAACCCGAACAGCCCTTGCGTGTTCACGTCCGGGCTTGACGGATTGTACCTGCCGGTTCGGCATGGCGAAGGCAAGCTCGTGCCCAAGGACGGCCCAACCCTGGACGCATTGGAGCGTGACGGCCTCGTGGCCCTGCGGTACGTTGATCCCGAAACCGGCCAGCCGACCATGGAGTACCCTCACAATCCCAACGGGTCGCCCGGCGGCATCGCCGGCCTGACCGACCCCACCGGACGCATTCTCGGGCTGATGCCCCATCCCGAGGCCTACAACCACCCGACCAACCATCCGTCCTGGACCCGCGGAGACCAAGCCCAACTGGGCGTCTCGCTGCTGAGCAACGGCGTGGCCTTTCTGCGGGCGCGGAAGCGATGA
- a CDS encoding nucleoside deaminase yields MIKNGKNPWQDPMRLALGEALTARDHGEVPVGAVVLDRSGTLLSAAHNKTLTAQDPAGHAEMLALREAAIMVGNHRLTGCVLVVTLEPCLMCLGALIQARVAGLVFGARDPKAGAVLSRININDLDWLNHRFWVIEGVLAQECTDLLGSFFAGRRKNSLAASTQSKPPNDESTAF; encoded by the coding sequence ATGATTAAGAACGGCAAGAACCCTTGGCAGGACCCCATGCGACTGGCCCTGGGCGAAGCCCTGACGGCCCGGGACCACGGAGAAGTGCCGGTGGGCGCGGTGGTTCTGGACCGGAGCGGAACGCTTCTTTCCGCTGCGCACAACAAAACCCTGACAGCCCAGGACCCGGCTGGGCACGCGGAAATGCTGGCCCTGCGCGAGGCCGCGATCATGGTCGGAAACCACCGCCTGACCGGCTGTGTCCTGGTCGTCACCCTGGAACCGTGCCTGATGTGCCTCGGAGCCTTGATTCAGGCCCGGGTCGCTGGCTTGGTGTTCGGCGCACGGGACCCCAAGGCCGGTGCCGTGCTCTCGCGCATCAACATCAACGACCTGGATTGGCTGAACCACCGCTTTTGGGTGATCGAAGGCGTCCTGGCCCAGGAATGCACCGATCTGCTGGGTTCCTTCTTCGCCGGACGCAGAAAAAACTCACTGGCAGCATCCACCCAAAGTAAACCGCCGAACGACGAATCAACCGCTTTCTGA